A portion of the Cellulophaga algicola DSM 14237 genome contains these proteins:
- a CDS encoding cell surface protein, with the protein MIDKLQSPLSQMISFNEILKQYDAMAQSDDSYLASKAKHILAAQAPYPELREGFTDISLLKKYKNVIKIILQDTFSEVLTNNEIKTASLPFDNVVFNSSERFKRILENAGGKEFLPHLRDFPDHHLYIMTCTIILSAHYGYSIDFKRPFFYDIPDKNGVMRHYRILYNADFMEILPTEKAKNLSKEDIDELLENFDNLALWQEKFPPQSFIGKGFVISSMFDVTNEHAISEIKSSLIANDKRGSESFMYNLQETFKSFFSIPDIRAGFVTYNPKKDQFEKVFGVGLESFILQDKEVEACKEALCQSSYSKLLTENGYFSISDVDKYFELSGGIMPYKSLKEQGIKSVIFAPIASEGNLLGVLELVSTQKNGLNSVNANKLEDIMPFIVTGVLRSMSEEENRIDAIIQNECTSVHSSVYWKFREEAKRFIVDGLEDRQPSFKEIVFKDVYPLYGQIDIKDSSLARNTAIQRDIMIQLSEINKVLEFAWQKNKLPIYEELIFRISNYIDEVKELLNTNSEQAVFNFVQNEIVPVFEHLKNQDKELLQMIISYESSIDMGTKSYYDHRRNYDESVMMINKKLSAVIDKKQKDAQAMFPHYFERYKTDGVEHNMYIGASIVDDQKFDSLYLSNLRLWQLQIMCEMENKHYNLKPELSVPLDVASLMLVYNTSLAIRFRMDEKRFDVDGTYNARYEIIKKRIDKSYIKGTNKRITEPGKMVIVYAQKSDELEYLRYIKFLKSKGYFSGKLEIVELEGLQGVAGLKAIRADILYSVKDSETAVSTDKMYTYEDLIEEFEI; encoded by the coding sequence ATGATAGATAAGTTGCAATCACCACTTAGTCAGATGATTAGTTTTAATGAAATATTAAAGCAATATGATGCCATGGCTCAAAGTGACGATAGTTATCTGGCTAGTAAGGCTAAGCATATATTAGCTGCTCAGGCACCTTATCCGGAATTGCGAGAAGGTTTTACTGATATTTCATTACTTAAAAAGTATAAAAATGTCATTAAAATTATATTACAAGACACCTTTTCGGAGGTATTAACCAACAATGAAATAAAAACAGCTTCATTACCATTTGATAATGTGGTTTTTAATTCTTCAGAAAGATTTAAAAGAATTTTAGAAAATGCTGGAGGAAAAGAATTTTTACCACACCTTCGTGATTTTCCTGATCATCATTTATATATAATGACCTGTACTATTATTCTAAGTGCACATTATGGGTATTCTATAGATTTTAAAAGACCTTTTTTTTACGATATACCTGATAAAAATGGGGTTATGCGTCATTATCGCATTTTGTATAATGCTGATTTTATGGAGATTCTTCCAACAGAAAAAGCGAAAAATTTATCTAAAGAAGATATTGATGAGCTTTTAGAGAATTTTGACAATTTAGCACTGTGGCAAGAGAAATTTCCTCCACAAAGTTTTATTGGTAAAGGTTTTGTAATTTCTTCTATGTTTGATGTTACCAATGAACATGCTATTTCTGAAATAAAATCTAGTTTAATTGCTAATGATAAAAGAGGGAGCGAGAGTTTCATGTACAACTTGCAGGAAACCTTTAAATCCTTTTTTAGTATTCCAGATATACGTGCTGGTTTTGTAACCTATAACCCTAAGAAAGATCAATTTGAAAAAGTATTTGGTGTTGGCTTGGAGAGTTTTATACTTCAAGATAAGGAAGTAGAGGCTTGTAAAGAGGCACTTTGTCAATCTTCGTATAGTAAGCTTTTGACTGAAAATGGATATTTTTCTATTTCTGATGTGGATAAATATTTTGAACTTTCTGGAGGTATTATGCCTTATAAGAGCCTTAAAGAGCAAGGGATTAAAAGTGTGATTTTTGCACCTATAGCTTCTGAAGGAAACTTATTGGGTGTATTAGAGTTAGTATCTACACAGAAAAACGGACTTAATAGTGTAAATGCTAATAAGCTAGAAGATATTATGCCGTTTATTGTCACGGGAGTACTGCGTTCTATGTCTGAGGAAGAAAATAGAATTGATGCAATTATTCAAAACGAGTGTACATCTGTACATTCCTCGGTATATTGGAAATTTAGAGAGGAAGCTAAGCGTTTTATTGTTGATGGATTAGAAGATAGACAACCTTCATTTAAAGAAATTGTTTTTAAAGATGTGTATCCTCTTTATGGACAAATAGATATAAAAGATTCTTCTTTAGCTAGAAATACAGCTATTCAGCGAGATATAATGATTCAGCTATCTGAAATTAATAAGGTATTAGAATTTGCATGGCAAAAAAATAAATTACCCATCTATGAAGAGTTAATATTTAGAATCAGCAATTATATTGATGAGGTAAAAGAATTGCTAAATACCAACAGTGAGCAAGCGGTATTTAATTTTGTTCAAAATGAAATTGTGCCCGTTTTTGAGCATTTAAAAAATCAGGATAAAGAATTGCTTCAAATGATTATTTCATATGAATCTAGCATTGATATGGGAACAAAGTCATATTACGATCATCGTAGAAATTATGATGAAAGTGTTATGATGATTAACAAAAAGCTATCTGCTGTGATTGATAAAAAACAGAAAGATGCACAGGCAATGTTTCCGCATTATTTTGAACGTTATAAGACAGATGGTGTAGAACACAATATGTACATAGGAGCTTCTATAGTAGATGATCAAAAGTTTGATTCGCTTTATTTAAGTAATTTAAGGTTGTGGCAATTGCAGATTATGTGCGAAATGGAAAATAAGCACTATAATTTAAAGCCAGAGCTTTCTGTTCCGCTTGATGTAGCATCATTAATGCTAGTGTACAATACGTCTTTAGCTATTCGTTTTAGAATGGATGAAAAACGTTTTGATGTAGATGGTACTTATAATGCCAGGTATGAAATCATTAAAAAACGTATTGATAAGTCATATATAAAAGGGACAAATAAGCGTATAACAGAGCCAGGTAAAATGGTCATAGTATACGCTCAAAAAAGTGATGAATTAGAATACCTTCGGTATATAAAATTCTTAAAATCTAAAGGCTATTTTAGCGGAAAACTAGAAATAGTAGAATTAGAAGGTCTTCAAGGTGTTGCAGGATTAAAAGCTATTAGAGCAGATATTTTGTATTCTGTTAAAGATTCTGAAACAGCAGTGAGCACAGATAAAATGTATACTTATGAAGACCTAATTGAAGAGTTTGAAATTTAA
- a CDS encoding PepSY-like domain-containing protein encodes MRTCLFFLTLFISVTYMSCQYQDGKVPKVVKENFNAKYPNENDPDWDIDKNDNFEASFKKDGVHYRADFSPNGNWIETENNIDKKDLPEVIQDIIDTKYEAYKIVEIEEVTHYQKGFFYDVEITKDGNKQDVEFLKSGAIIN; translated from the coding sequence ATGAGAACCTGTTTATTTTTTTTGACATTATTTATTTCGGTAACCTATATGAGTTGTCAATACCAGGATGGAAAAGTGCCGAAAGTTGTAAAAGAGAATTTTAATGCAAAGTATCCAAATGAGAATGATCCTGATTGGGACATAGATAAAAATGATAATTTTGAAGCTAGTTTTAAAAAGGATGGTGTTCATTATAGAGCTGATTTTAGCCCCAATGGTAATTGGATAGAAACAGAAAACAATATAGATAAGAAAGACTTGCCAGAGGTTATTCAAGATATCATAGATACAAAATATGAAGCCTATAAGATTGTAGAGATAGAGGAGGTTACTCATTATCAAAAAGGATTCTTCTATGATGTTGAAATCACTAAAGACGGTAATAAACAAGACGTAGAGTTTCTAAAAAGTGGTGCAATAATTAATTAG
- a CDS encoding BamA/TamA family outer membrane protein yields MHASFRKNTTQYLSVTRLIAYLIFILFLNGCATFKMQETDEIKDSKSTSKTPVHTFFLAGGYGDYTITENKTAATLLKKQLASADKNTTLLFTGDNISATTKNWNTDKELIQEQIALTENFKGNTIFMPGVNEWKSYNTRDVEKVEEYLDSVDSDALKFFPKNACPIEHIIINDDLDLILIDSKWFTGNWSRLENINKKCTDINTRMRFAEELEGYINDGQGKNIVIAMHQPIFSNGEFAGKKSFKSHMTPAPIVGTVVNTVLDLGAFSSDLLNARPYEYLRILVSSLAKASDRITVVSGHEESLQYLTGGGIHQVISGSLSQKSATKLSKDNLSSIGGTLDFEGKFTYGKKGFAKLVYYEDGSSEVTFVTEDDDEKNISILPSLQKDTTSVTFSKNQAKTIKTSIIKDTDAINKSDFYTFLWGQRYRSYFGTPVTAKIAQLDTLYGGLKVLKEGGGHQSFSVRLADKNGKEYNMRSLRKNALKYLKFKIKGVAYNENDYKNTLTEETISDFFTTAHPYMQLVINPLAKSIGLNHSSPELFYIPKQETLGDLNNEFGDELYFIEERPSDEQLNHKGYRREIDESGEITDFESTTDMLEKIKSDESYSVDQRAYIRARIFDMLIGDWDRHEDQWRWVEYETNDGKKEFQPVPRDRDNAFPKFDGKALKIIKLFAADSRMWQNYDADIQDVKWLNNNGNSLDRAILTKYDAKTWEEEAKFIQENLTEAKIDAAFNNLPKEVKDSTAVEIKDNLKLRLMTIRQDAKAYSKYLDKMVSLHGTEKDDKFEITRLPNGETKVVIKRILSDKENPIIFERTFNKKDTKELWLYGLGDDDVFEVTGDANKSIFIRFIGGYGDDKFNIQNKKNLKVYDWKHETSVFEGEQPKKQLTNLYDTNMYHWRYFEENSNMLIPNIGFRTDDGLYIGATNIYTNKGFNRNGFRQKHKIVANYYFGFKALELGYYGVFANIFPKWNFEISAYHSTDRFSNNFFGIGNETINLDDDLDKDFNRVRIEKTRFDAGIAYHTLKIKGVYESFEVIEQNNRYLNSDNFQPELFDNQRYLGIETEAYYDNDDAKDFPSRSIMFGLNAGYKANMQINDNQFGYLKFKTGISHKLISSGDLVLSTKAEVSTTFGDTYFFYNMPSIGGNNGLRGFRDERFTGKTYFYETTDLRFRIKKYMTPVAPINVGAYGSFDYGRVWNKNESSNVWHTSQGVGVWASAYNFLTLNVGYFNSVEGNIVQFKFGFDF; encoded by the coding sequence ATGCATGCATCTTTTAGAAAGAATACTACTCAATATTTAAGTGTTACACGCTTAATAGCCTATCTTATTTTTATACTATTTTTAAATGGGTGCGCTACTTTTAAAATGCAAGAGACAGATGAAATTAAGGATTCAAAATCAACTTCTAAAACACCTGTTCATACCTTTTTTCTTGCAGGCGGTTATGGAGACTACACCATTACTGAAAACAAAACTGCCGCTACACTTTTAAAAAAACAGTTAGCCAGCGCAGATAAAAACACAACACTTTTATTTACAGGAGATAATATTTCTGCAACCACTAAAAACTGGAACACAGATAAAGAATTAATTCAAGAGCAAATTGCTTTAACGGAAAATTTTAAAGGGAACACTATTTTTATGCCAGGCGTTAACGAATGGAAAAGCTACAACACGCGTGATGTAGAAAAAGTGGAAGAATATTTAGACTCCGTTGATTCTGATGCGCTAAAATTCTTTCCTAAAAATGCCTGCCCTATTGAGCATATTATAATCAATGATGATTTAGATTTAATATTAATTGATTCTAAATGGTTTACAGGCAATTGGTCTAGATTAGAAAATATAAATAAAAAATGTACCGATATAAATACCCGAATGCGCTTTGCTGAAGAATTAGAGGGCTACATTAATGACGGACAGGGTAAAAATATTGTGATTGCCATGCACCAACCAATTTTTAGCAACGGGGAGTTTGCGGGTAAAAAATCCTTTAAATCACATATGACTCCAGCGCCAATTGTAGGCACCGTAGTAAACACCGTATTAGATTTAGGGGCTTTTTCCTCAGACCTTTTAAATGCAAGACCTTATGAATATTTAAGAATATTAGTTAGCTCACTTGCCAAAGCATCAGATAGAATAACTGTTGTCTCTGGTCATGAAGAGAGCTTACAATATTTAACAGGGGGAGGCATTCATCAAGTAATTAGTGGTTCGCTCAGTCAAAAATCGGCTACGAAATTATCTAAAGATAATCTAAGTAGTATTGGCGGAACACTAGATTTTGAAGGCAAATTTACCTATGGAAAAAAGGGTTTCGCAAAACTGGTGTATTATGAAGATGGTTCCTCCGAGGTAACTTTTGTTACCGAAGATGATGATGAAAAAAATATTTCCATACTTCCCAGCTTACAAAAAGACACCACATCTGTAACATTTTCTAAGAACCAGGCAAAAACCATAAAAACAAGTATTATTAAAGATACTGATGCCATAAACAAATCAGATTTTTACACCTTTTTATGGGGACAACGGTATCGTTCTTATTTTGGAACTCCTGTTACCGCAAAAATCGCACAGTTAGATACCCTTTATGGCGGACTGAAAGTACTTAAAGAAGGAGGAGGTCATCAATCATTCTCAGTTAGACTTGCTGATAAAAATGGAAAAGAATACAATATGCGTTCCTTAAGAAAAAACGCTTTAAAATATTTAAAATTTAAAATTAAGGGAGTGGCTTATAATGAAAACGATTATAAGAATACGCTAACCGAAGAAACTATTTCAGATTTCTTTACCACCGCTCATCCCTATATGCAATTAGTAATTAATCCGCTGGCCAAATCTATAGGCTTAAACCACTCAAGTCCTGAATTGTTTTACATTCCAAAACAAGAAACTTTAGGAGATTTAAATAATGAGTTTGGAGATGAACTTTATTTCATTGAAGAAAGACCTTCAGACGAGCAATTAAATCATAAGGGCTACCGAAGAGAAATTGATGAATCTGGCGAAATAACAGACTTTGAGAGTACAACAGATATGCTCGAAAAAATTAAGAGTGATGAATCTTACAGTGTTGACCAACGAGCTTATATAAGAGCCCGTATTTTTGATATGCTAATTGGCGATTGGGACCGGCATGAAGATCAATGGCGTTGGGTAGAATATGAAACAAATGATGGGAAAAAAGAATTTCAACCGGTACCAAGAGATCGTGATAATGCATTCCCCAAATTTGATGGCAAGGCCTTAAAAATAATTAAACTATTTGCTGCAGACTCCAGGATGTGGCAAAATTATGACGCCGATATTCAAGATGTAAAATGGTTAAATAATAACGGGAACAGTCTAGACAGAGCTATTTTAACTAAATATGATGCTAAAACCTGGGAAGAAGAAGCCAAATTTATCCAAGAAAATTTAACGGAAGCTAAGATTGATGCCGCTTTTAACAATTTACCGAAAGAAGTTAAAGATTCTACTGCCGTTGAAATAAAAGATAATTTAAAATTGCGCTTAATGACTATCAGACAGGATGCTAAAGCCTATAGTAAGTATCTAGATAAAATGGTTTCATTACACGGTACTGAGAAAGATGATAAATTTGAAATTACAAGGTTACCAAATGGTGAAACAAAAGTTGTTATTAAGAGAATACTTTCTGACAAAGAGAACCCAATAATATTTGAACGTACTTTTAATAAAAAGGATACTAAAGAATTATGGCTGTATGGTTTGGGCGATGATGATGTTTTTGAAGTTACAGGAGATGCTAATAAATCTATTTTTATACGCTTTATTGGCGGCTATGGAGATGACAAATTTAATATTCAAAATAAAAAGAATTTAAAAGTTTACGATTGGAAACATGAGACTAGTGTTTTTGAAGGAGAGCAACCAAAAAAACAATTGACCAATCTTTATGATACAAACATGTACCATTGGCGTTATTTTGAAGAGAATTCTAATATGCTTATTCCTAATATAGGTTTTAGAACAGATGATGGGCTTTACATAGGTGCTACAAATATTTACACAAACAAAGGGTTTAATCGTAATGGTTTTAGACAAAAACACAAGATTGTTGCTAATTACTATTTTGGCTTTAAAGCTCTTGAACTAGGTTATTATGGTGTTTTTGCAAATATATTCCCTAAATGGAATTTTGAAATTAGCGCCTACCACTCTACTGATCGATTCTCAAACAACTTTTTTGGAATAGGAAATGAAACTATTAATTTGGATGATGATTTAGATAAAGATTTTAATAGAGTTAGAATTGAAAAAACAAGGTTTGATGCGGGTATTGCTTATCACACTTTAAAAATAAAAGGTGTGTATGAATCTTTTGAGGTTATTGAACAAAACAACCGCTACTTAAATTCTGATAATTTTCAACCTGAATTGTTTGACAACCAACGTTATTTAGGAATAGAAACCGAAGCTTACTATGATAATGATGATGCTAAAGATTTTCCTTCAAGATCAATTATGTTTGGATTGAATGCTGGCTACAAGGCAAATATGCAAATAAATGACAATCAATTTGGGTATTTAAAGTTTAAAACAGGCATTAGCCACAAACTTATATCTTCCGGCGATTTGGTTTTGAGTACAAAAGCAGAAGTGAGTACTACTTTCGGAGACACATATTTCTTTTACAATATGCCGTCTATAGGAGGGAACAATGGGTTGAGAGGTTTTAGAGACGAACGCTTTACTGGAAAAACTTATTTCTATGAGACAACAGATTTACGCTTTAGAATTAAAAAATATATGACTCCGGTTGCTCCAATAAACGTTGGTGCATATGGAAGTTTTGATTATGGTAGGGTGTGGAATAAAAATGAAAGTTCAAACGTTTGGCATACTTCACAAGGTGTAGGAGTATGGGCTAGTGCTTATAATTTTTTAACCTTAAATGTTGGATACTTTAATTCTGTTGAGGGCAACATAGTGCAATTTAAATTTGGTTTTGATTTTTAG
- a CDS encoding metallophosphoesterase has protein sequence MSSSTRLSRAYENAKTVPFDDDSKFILFSDCHRGDNSFADDFANNRNIYFHALQYYFKEGYEYFELGDGDELWENSNFESIFNAHKNVFQLLREFHIRGRLHMIWGNHDMVYKSDSYVKQQLSSYFEPIEGCEKELFQDITYNEAIVLKHRKTNQEVFLTHGHQADWWNYTFWRCGRFLVRVLWKPLQVWGIADPTSPAKNYTELIKIERRIKRWIVKNNLLITIVGHTHRPRFPEPKDIPFFNDGSCVHPRSITGLEIENGKISLIKWHISTTEDGTLRVVRVLLEGPQKLSDYKS, from the coding sequence ATGTCTTCAAGCACAAGACTTTCACGAGCGTATGAAAATGCCAAAACGGTACCTTTTGATGATGATTCAAAATTTATCTTGTTTAGTGATTGTCATCGTGGAGATAACAGTTTTGCCGATGATTTTGCGAATAATAGAAACATCTATTTCCATGCCTTACAGTATTATTTTAAAGAAGGCTATGAATATTTTGAATTAGGTGATGGCGATGAGTTATGGGAAAATTCAAACTTCGAATCTATATTTAACGCTCATAAGAACGTATTTCAATTGCTACGGGAGTTCCATATTCGTGGGAGATTGCATATGATTTGGGGCAATCATGATATGGTATATAAAAGTGATTCCTATGTAAAGCAGCAGCTAAGTAGCTATTTTGAACCTATTGAAGGTTGTGAGAAAGAACTTTTTCAAGATATTACCTATAATGAAGCTATTGTTTTAAAACATAGAAAGACCAATCAGGAAGTATTTTTAACCCATGGCCATCAAGCAGACTGGTGGAATTATACCTTTTGGCGCTGCGGAAGGTTTCTAGTGCGCGTATTATGGAAACCATTACAAGTCTGGGGTATTGCAGATCCTACCAGTCCCGCAAAAAATTATACGGAATTAATCAAAATTGAACGCCGCATAAAAAGGTGGATTGTTAAAAATAATTTACTAATCACCATCGTAGGACACACGCACAGACCACGTTTTCCAGAACCCAAAGACATTCCTTTTTTTAATGATGGTAGCTGTGTACACCCAAGAAGCATTACGGGTTTAGAAATTGAAAACGGCAAAATTTCGTTAATCAAATGGCATATTTCTACGACTGAAGATGGTACACTTAGAGTGGTACGCGTACTTTTGGAAGGACCTCAAAAATTAAGTGATTATAAGAGCTAA